A segment of the Acidobacteriota bacterium genome:
CATGGAGATTAAGGACCGCCTGCAGAGCGGCCGCGGCAACGCCATGCTTGTGTCGGACAGCGTCTACGCCGCCTGCCGCTTCTTCCAGGCATTCAGTGAGACCGACCTGAAGGACAGGTGCGCCATCGTAACCTCCTACACCCCGGCGCCAGGTGACATCACGGGAGAAGAAACGGGCGAGGGTCTCACTGAGCGGCTCCTCAAGTACGATGTCTATCGGAAGATGCTCGCGGACTACTTCGATGAGCCCGCGGACAAGGCCTTGCACAAGGCCGAGCAGTTCGAGCAGCAGGTCAAGCGGCGGTTCGTGAACGATCCCGGCCAGATGAAACTCCTGATCGTTGTGGACAAACTGCTCACCGGCTTTGACGCGCCGCCGGCGACCTATCTCTACATCGACAAGAAGATGCAGGACCACGGTCTTTTCCAGGCGATCTGCCGCGTCAACCGGCTGGACGGCGACGACAAGGAATACGGCTACGTCATCGACTACAAGGACCTTTTCCGGTCGTTGGAGGGCGCGATCAAGGACTACACGGGCGAAGCGTTCGAGGGCTACGACCGCGAAGACGTGGAGGGCCTGTTGAAGGACCGGCTGGAGCAGGGGCGGAAGCGCCTGGAGGAGACTCGCGAAGCGGTCAAGGCGCTGTGCGAACCCGTCGAGCCGCCGTACGACACGGACGCTTACCTGCGCTATTTCTGCCACGGCGGAGAGGGCGACGCTGGCACCCAGCCTGGCGGCAGCGAACGGAAGCGGCTCACCCTGTACAGAATGGTGGCGGCGTTCCTGCGCGCCTACGCCAATCTGGCCAACGAGATGACCGAGGCCGGTTACACGGAGGCCGAACGGCAGACCATCAAGGACGAGGTCGGCCATTACGAGAAGGTCCGCCAGGAAGTCAAGCTGGCCAGCGGCGACTACGTCGATCTGAAGGTGTTCGAGCCCGCCATGCGGCATCTCCTCGACAACTACATCCGGGCCGACGACAGCGAGGTCATTTCCGCGTTCGACGATCTGACGCTCGTGGACCTGCTCGTCAGAGACGGTGCGGGTGCCATCGACGGGCTTCCCGAGGGTATCCGGAGCAGTCAGGGTGCCGTTGCCGAGACCATCGAGAACAACGTCCGCCGCCTGATCGTCGATGAGATGGCGGTCAACCCGAAGTACTACGAGAAGATGTCCGCGGTGCTCGATGCGCTAATCAAGCAGCGCAGAGAAGAAGCGATCGAGTACGAGGCCTACCTCAAAAAGATTATCGAGCTCGCCGAGCAGGTGAAGCGCGGGGTGGATGGGGGATCATATCCCGCGACGATCAAGACGCGGTCGCTGCGGGCAATCTACGACAACCTGCCGGCCGAATTACCGGCGGATCGCGTGGCCGAGCCGGGTGTGAGATGGGAGACGGATACCGAGACCAATCTCCGCGAAGTGGCGGCGCTGGCTGTCGATCGCGCAATCCGTAAGGTCCGAATGGCCGATTGGCGCGGCCACCCCATTAAGGAGAAGCGGATCGGCAGGGCGATCCGAGACGCACTCGGTCCCTTCAAGGCTTACACTCGAACGATCTTCGAAATTGCGAAGGCCCGCAGTGAGTACTGACAGATACTACATGGATGTCCGCGGCGTTCCCGTGGCGGTCATCCGCAAGGACATCAAGAACCTCCACCTGAGCGTCTATCCCCCCGAAGGGCAAGTGCGCGTCTCGGCTCCACTGCGTCTCGACGACGACGCGATACGGCTGGCGGTTGTTTCGCGCCTCGGATGGATTCGGCGCAAGCGTGCCGAGTTTGAGCAGCAGGACCGCCAAACCCAGCGCGACTTCGTATCCGGTGAGAGTCACTACTTCGAGGGACGACGCTATCGCCTGGATGTGGTTGAATCGCGAGGCCCAGTCGGTATTCGCCTGCGCAACAATGCCTGGATGGAGATGCGCGTGCGCCCCGAGACCGGCCGCGACGCCCGCGAGGCCCTGTTCTACCGTTGGTATCGGGCTCAGTTGCGACAGCATATCCCTGAGGTGATCGCCAAGTGGGAATCCCGGCTCGGTGTGCATGTGGCCGACTGGCGCATCCGTCGCATGAAGACCCGCTGGGGAAGCTGCAATGCCGGGGCATGCCGTATCTGGCTCAACTCCGAGCTGGCCAAGAAGCCCCTGTCCTGCCTGGAATACGTCGTCGTCCACGAGATGGCCCACCTTGCCGAGCCGAGCCACAACGAGCGCTTCCGGGAAATAATGGACCGCGTCATGCCGAGTTGGTGCCTGCGCGCCGAAGAGTTGAATCGCACCCATCCTGCCGATGAAGTCTGGGGGGAATTGCTGCCCACCAGGTAACTCTCTTCCTTGTGTTCTTGCAGCCGGGGCGGTAGTAAACTGGGCCGGGACCCGGGAAGGGGGTGTGCGATAAGACGGTTGCTGCTGTGTGCTGTGAGTCTGGCATGGTTGCTGGTACCGATCCACGCGGCCGGCTGGGAGCGTGTCCAGGTCACGGTCGGCGAGACGGTCAAGATCGTTCCCCAAGGCACGCGGCTGGTCCGCGGAATGCTGGGAATCGTACGGCATCCCGACGGGTC
Coding sequences within it:
- a CDS encoding SprT family zinc-dependent metalloprotease, giving the protein MSTDRYYMDVRGVPVAVIRKDIKNLHLSVYPPEGQVRVSAPLRLDDDAIRLAVVSRLGWIRRKRAEFEQQDRQTQRDFVSGESHYFEGRRYRLDVVESRGPVGIRLRNNAWMEMRVRPETGRDAREALFYRWYRAQLRQHIPEVIAKWESRLGVHVADWRIRRMKTRWGSCNAGACRIWLNSELAKKPLSCLEYVVVHEMAHLAEPSHNERFREIMDRVMPSWCLRAEELNRTHPADEVWGELLPTR
- a CDS encoding type I restriction endonuclease subunit R — translated: MSAVGELETRTQRRVVDHFRHQLGYEYLGDWQERPNNRNIEAVLLTQFLTRQGHDAAIISKALDKLGKAAALGGGKTLYDANREVYGLLRYGAKVSPGLGEHTVTVDLIDWDNPAANDFAIAEEVTVEATHTKRPDIVLYVNGIAVGVLELKRSTVSVSEGIRQNLDNQKKDFIRPFFATMQLVMAGNETEGLRYGVIETPEKYWLRWKEHGDPDDTTTSPLLCELTHLCTPGRLLELLHDFVVFDAGVKKICRHNQYFGVKAARKYANRREGGIIWHTQGSGKSLTMVWLAKWIRELKGVDGRVLIVTDRTELDEQIEKVFSGVDEDIYRTRSGTDLAEVLRDPAKSLICSLVHKFGSSGEGNVDQYLDDLRSHISGGLRPPGEIFVFVDECHRTQSGKLHRAMKAILPGATLFGFTGTPLLRSDKQRSIEIFGPYIHTYKYDEAVDDEVVLDLRYEARDIDQNITSEAKIDQWFDLKTKGLSDLARAQLRQRWGTMRKVTSSLDRIRKIVDDILMDMEIKDRLQSGRGNAMLVSDSVYAACRFFQAFSETDLKDRCAIVTSYTPAPGDITGEETGEGLTERLLKYDVYRKMLADYFDEPADKALHKAEQFEQQVKRRFVNDPGQMKLLIVVDKLLTGFDAPPATYLYIDKKMQDHGLFQAICRVNRLDGDDKEYGYVIDYKDLFRSLEGAIKDYTGEAFEGYDREDVEGLLKDRLEQGRKRLEETREAVKALCEPVEPPYDTDAYLRYFCHGGEGDAGTQPGGSERKRLTLYRMVAAFLRAYANLANEMTEAGYTEAERQTIKDEVGHYEKVRQEVKLASGDYVDLKVFEPAMRHLLDNYIRADDSEVISAFDDLTLVDLLVRDGAGAIDGLPEGIRSSQGAVAETIENNVRRLIVDEMAVNPKYYEKMSAVLDALIKQRREEAIEYEAYLKKIIELAEQVKRGVDGGSYPATIKTRSLRAIYDNLPAELPADRVAEPGVRWETDTETNLREVAALAVDRAIRKVRMADWRGHPIKEKRIGRAIRDALGPFKAYTRTIFEIAKARSEY